CACAAAGACAGCTGAAATAACTTCACCTTATGAATCAAAATCCTTTTGTGGCTATAGAAGAACACAAGGGTGACTTAGCAAGTTACAGCATACACATTAAACATAATAAATCAAGAAACTGGGCATGAGTGGAAGCTTACCACCACTAATAGTTGAAAGATCAAGGTCTGGCCGACTGATTTTGTCTTCGCCTAATAATGTGGACTGAAGGACACTCTTCTCAAAACTATTCTGATTTGATGATCTAGAGACAGCACCTGCAGAGAGAGGCTGTTATCAAGCTAAAAGAATTAGAATGCTTTCACTAATACACAGCAACCTTATATGAGGTCTcgccagaaaattatttttgtaattcttgcataagaaataaaaatgcactGTTTTGCAGAGAGAGACTTTCAGTCACTTATAACTGGATTATTAAAAAAGATTAAGTAAAAGAAGGCAGGCCAATGGTGAGGACAAAGTAAGAGTAGATCAAAGCCCTgtgcagaaagcaaaagagatgATTATTTTAGACAACCCAATTGTAATTTAGTTCTCTGTCAGAACATCCAGGTAAGAGTTTAATGCACTCAAGTTTACATTTCTTATTCCCACATCAAGTTTCTTAATTCCCTCTGTATACGGACAATAGCTGGCAGTGATGCAAGCAATGCAAAATATCATCTCTTAACAACACTTCAGAGTTGTTAAAGAGCTCCTGAAGTACAAAAGGACAGATTTAAAATTCTGGTAAAACATACCAACAGGAGTTCTGCATTTCTGAGGAAGAACTGATCTTGGTTTAGTTGTACAAGACTGTTTAGTAGCAGACTTTGAAAAGGACTTTGCTGAAGTATCCTGCCAATCAAGAAACAGGTAAGAACGAAGATGAGCAGTAATTGTGACCAGCAATATACCTTCCCTACAACTTTAATGCTGAAACGAACAAACCCAGGGCGTCTGGATGCTTTGCAAGTCACGCGAATACAGTCCCAAGatccctctccaggctgcatctAATAATACATCACAACTGCCCTCGGAACCCCAGCAGTCGATTTTTGCTCAGGTCTCGCTGACACACTTCCGAGCCGCCCCCCCAACCATTCCTATCCTTCGCTGAGAGGCACCTGAGCTCGGCAGCGAGACGCCCAAGTACCTTCTTGACTTCTTTCTTATCGCACTGCAGGTAGCGGGACTTCACGACTCTTCCTCCTGAAAGAGCAAAGACAGAGCTCAGCCGGGCCCGACGCCGTGCTTCCCGCCTCAACCAGAGCgggctctcctctccccccacgGCTACCTTTCCGCTTTTCATTAGACGCTTCTCCGTCCGCCATCGTCGTACTGGAGTCGCTCGCCAACAAGGACGTCCTGCAAAGACAGAGAGGGAGATGACACCACCAACGAGCGAGCAGTCGACCCTCTCTCAAGCCCCCGCCGCCATTCCGTTTGAACCGCGCGCAGGCGGAGCACCGCCTCCGCGCTCCGGGGCAAGGGAACAACAACGCGCGCGCCCTGGCGGCGCGGAGGGATAGAACCGCAGAATTCTAAATCCACAGAAAGATGGAATTCCAGAATGCCAGAGCTACAGAATCAtcttgcttggaagagaccttctaGCTCATCaagagtggcagagccctggagcaggattcCCAGGGATATTGTGGAATCTATCTCTGGAAGTATTCCAAATCTGGACACATCCCtgggtgatttactctaggtgatcttgctctagcagtgggttggactggataatctccagacgccctttccaacccccaccacgctgagattctgtgaagcCCAACCATTAAGCCATAGCTACCAAGTCCACTACTAAACCATATCTCTCAggaccacatccacacagcttttaaacctctctagggatagggactccaccactctccctggacaggctgctccacgctttgacaaccctttcagtgaagaaattgttcctaacgtCCACCCTAAGCTTCGcccggcacaacttgaggccattactTTTTATCCTATTGACAGGCATGAGAGCGTCCCCAGAGGGCGCTCCCACCTGcgcagctcctgcagagggctgctgccttcagcaccaCGGTAAAAAAGACACCAGGCTCTGACAGACTCTACGGCATTACCGATCCCAAACCCTCTTCTGTCCCCAGGCCTTTGGTGGGAGGTGACCACCCTGTACCTTCAGCTGACGACCCCCAAGAACGCTACACTAGGGATCTCCTGTGTTGCCCCAGTGCTCTAACAGTGGCTCGGGAAGGTCCGTGTGCACCATCACCATCAGCCACCTCCACGGCAGGAGCTCTCACAGCACGGGCATCGGGATTCTTTGGTTTAACCATCAACCCACCCACTCCCGCTTCTTCACCGCAAGGCGCTGCCTCAGAGAGTACCTACCTCCCGACGTGCGCCCGTTCCCGAGCCGTGCTGGGAGCCGCAGGGGAGGGTAAGTCCAGCCTCGGCAGCCCTTACCCGAGCGCGACGCTTCGCACCTCCCACGCGGACGCGTCACCAGGCCCCGCCGCGGGGTGGTGCATACGTAGTGCGCGCGCGGCACTGAATGGGCACCGCCCTGCCTCCCCCTACCCGGAAGTGGCGAGCGGGGCCTGTGGCGGGCGGCGCTGCTGGGCGCCGGCGCTTCACCGACTGGCTGAGGTAAACGGCGGTCAGGTGTGGTGCTGCGACCCCGCTGGGCACTTGCCCggcctctcttccttctttttttctttcctttttcctttcttccttctttcctttcatccctccttccttccctaatttcttcctttcctctttccttcccttcttcctgtcttccttccttccctccctttttttctttctcagaagcGCCTCAGAGGGGCCGGATCCCACACCGAGCCCCGGGACCGGTGTGGCGGGGCGCTGTGGGGTGAGCGGGGAGCTCTCTCTACGTTTGTGGAGTGGGTATCTGGCAGCCGGGAGCTGTGGGGCTCCGCAGCTGCCCTCCCGAGCCTGGGGGCCGGGAGCTGCTCGTCGGGCTTGGGCTGGCTGGGGCAGTGGGCGCTGGGGCCGGGGTGAGGAGCAGGCGGGAGCTGCGTTGTGCCTGGCTACGGGGAGCTTGCGTGGGCTTGTAGCAGGCGGGATGGTAGATGTGTGGCTGCTGACTCGGTTTGAGTCGATGTGCGCTACAGCTGGACATGCCCTAAGGAAACAACATGCCTGACTGCCCGGCTGTATCTTCCGGCTCTCAGAGGGCAGCGGGGGAAGATCGTGCCATTTGTGTTAACTTCCATCCCTAGCTACTGATCTTTCCGTCACACAGCCTTCTGCTTTTTCAGTTGGTTTCTCTGACTCTTGGTATGAACAGCCTGGAAACTTTCACACAACTACTTCAGTATCTTTCAAACATTCCTTAAAACTCTTCAGGTTCTTTTGTTTCATGTTCTGTTTTTGGGCAACACTGGGACAATtcggtgctgctgctgtcttgaGGTTGTGCTTTATCATGGTGACCATCATTGCCTAATTGCTGCATCTCTAGCTGTATCTTTTGGAGTGGTCTGTCTTTTTGGTAAGTTTGGTTTTGCAATCTCTGACAAGTAAAGCTTTTGCAAGCTGGGAATATCTCTTAGTTACGTGTTTGTAGACTAAAAGTAGCAGAGTACTATCCTGATTTATGACTGTTTGTAACCATAGAATTGAtatgggtgtgtgtgtgatcCTCGTAAGATGACTTTCTAGTATAATTTTTTAGTCTTTATGTATATCTGCAAGTATTTTGGCAAAATTCCTACTCATCTTTATTTGCAAGTCGTGATTATGATAAGTGAGAAGTATTTTGGATGCAAATGTATTCAAGTATTCTTTGATTTCACCTTCTGGAATTGGGTGGCAGCGTAGCAAAGGGCTGGAGACAATTTCAGGCTTCTAGCAACTGCAATTAGCCTTTCAAAGATGTCATCAGCATGCTCCCACAGAACTCCTCGAGGTGGATTGGTATTGGTTTGTCTTCCTAGCTGTTTGCAAATAAGATTTGTCATGGGTAATTAGAAGCTCTCTGATTTTCAAGTGTGTTAGCTGCAATACATGAGTTAAGTACTTGCCCTAAAGTAACAATGCAAAGTAACCTTGCATTCCCGTTTAATGTGTTCCTGTCACATCCAGAAAGTTTTAGTGAGCCTTTAGTGTCTTTAATTGGGAATCATGTCAGGAACAAAGTCGTTTCACTTAGGGGAAGCAAGATGGCCAATTCCTGACGCACACTTGTATTCCCATTAGCTTCAACATTCATTGTGGTTCTTCTTAGAAAAGAGTTAATTTTGTTACCTTTGGCTTTGCACTAACAATGAAATTCTTAGCCTTCTTTATGTGTAAAGTCCAGTAACACTGATGCATCTAAGGCCATTTCCATAATTATTACTGTTTGTTATTTATTATCAAACTCAATGCTGCAATGATGTGACAGAACTGTTTTTGTAGATCTGCACAATTTGGGTcagttggggtttggttggaggttttttgttgCCCTGCTTGAACATTTGTCTCAATAAAAGCCTTTTTAGTAGTTGAATGATGTAGCttcagcaggggcagggcagctctgtgccAAAGGGTTTAATCAGAGTGGGAATGCTCaggtttgtgtttttctgtggaACCTGAAGCACTTCTAGAACTGAATAATTTAGGAAGAGTAAATACAGCTGATGAAAAATTTAAATGAGTTTCACCTGGACAGCAAAGCTTTGTACAGGCTGAGTTTTCTGACAATGATTCAAACGTCAGACCTTGAATAATCCTGTGTATGAATAACTGCTTGATTCATATGTGCATAGTTCAGTGTTACTTAAGCTAAATGTGGCTTTTCCctagttagaatcacagaagttaAACATTTGAAAAGGAAGAATTCCTAAAGGATGTAACAGTATTGGCTATCTCAGGAGTcaaggaaaagaatgaaaaaatatgATTCAACAAAAAGTTTGTGCTTCACCACTTCTTTGTGAATTTGAAGGCTGACCCTAAAAACCAAGACCTTATTCTAGTATCatggagaggtggtgctgatAAGGATGGTTATTTTAGTAGGTAATCTGCCTTCTGAAAGGGCTGTGAGTGTCTTTGTTTCAGAAGAGTAGAGTTCAGAGGTTCTGTGTCTAGCATACATCATCTTTTCTTGATGTTTCAAGTGCTGAAGTGTGGCTTGCAAAGTTGCTTTTATTAGgctttgtgttgtttatatCTCATTACCAAATGAAACTCCGTGCTGATCCTACAAAAGTATGCTCTTTCTTTAAAGACCAACAGTATTTAACAATAAAAGTGTTTCTAAAGGTATTTTTCATGTGtccattctgctttttttttctctagttcACAGAGAAGTTCAACCTAAAGTTTAATAAAATTTCTTACCAGTGTAAATGCAACATTAGACCAGTgaaattttttcttcctttgttgcCAGCTATAATGTTGTTAGTGATAAAATTAAGGAAACTACAGAAGGTGGTAGCATAGTCTCCAACATTCTTCTGGCTTGTGTTCTTTGCCTCTGATGCTCTCAGCTGTTTTGCTCTCGTTCCTTGTTTTCATTTCCTCTGAATCATACATCTGTATCTCTGACATCACACTTTTTATAGGAGTAACATGTTATAGACCCTTAGTGTCACTGTGAACCTGATAAAGTATCCTTGCTTTGAGGTTAAATTGTGCTCCTGAGTCATTGAGAGGAAGTAGAAGTCTGTATCTTAAGTACTTTGAGGGTGCAGATTGGGGTCTCAAGGGCAATAGGGTGTAGAGAGAGGGTAACTGAGAAGGAATTGCCTGTGATGATAGCAATGTCTTTGAGTTTTTCCTGTGTTATGTCATGTTACTTGCACGGCAGACCAGCTTCTCCTTGCTTAGGCAGTCTGTGGAGTAACTTCTCTGGCAGAGTTGGTTACAAAGAGTAGTATCAAACGTTGTAAACTTGCATGCTCCATTTGGAACTCCTTGTGGCATCAAAAAAGCCATGAGcttttcattaaagaaaaccAAGGATTGAAGGTTATTTAGTCCAGCAGAATTTGTTGTGACCaagaaaaatattgaaatattaataaaaagctGAACAATTTTCAGATAATTGGTAGTTGTctgaaatactggaaaaaaattaacattaatTATGATCTACTAAAAGCAACTGAATGTCCTTATGACAGGAGACGAGACAAGGGTTGAGGCCTTTGCCTTATTTGTAATGCAGTTAATTGTGGAAACTTTAGGGTGTGTCTACAGCCCATTATGTTGCTGGAAATTCCTTGTTTTGCAAATTAAGGATCAGTAATAGCTGAATGTTTTAAATTGCTAAATGTTGGATCAGAGGAGGCTCCTGGGAGTGGTCGTTGGCCATTCTGGTATTCAAGCATATTAGACTTCAAGTCCTTGCGATGTTTCTACTTTTGTCCTCAAGATTACTCAAAGAACAATGGAAGAAGCTTGAGTCTTTCAGTTTGAGGAATGTAGCATTGGCAATGCGCATGAAAACCTGAAGAACTGCAATATTATAAAGTTCATCCTTAACAATTTTGCAGTAATGGTAGCTTTCCCTTTTTAGCTTGGCTGTGACTCATTGACTAAATATGTGACTTCAAATGATGGCCTTATTTAAACTAAACTAAAGTAGGGCAAAGCTCTCCTCTAGAATGTTACTGCATTAGTGAGTGGACAGTATTGGCTTTAATGCCTATTAAAAATTCAATTTGCTTAATGGAgacttgaaaacagaaaatgccaTCAAAATTAGCATGTAGAAGTGGAATGTTTGGGTTTCTATTTCTGTTAATGTCTGAGCAAAACCCAAAGTTATAGCTTGATGATACGTTACATAGCCTACACGTTATATTTCTGTCTGTTTCTTCTACAATATAATGGACTTAGCTGAAATGTTGCCTTGCTCAGTGATTTTTAGTGGCAAAGATAATCAGTCTTCCATAATCAGTCTAACCCTGTGTTCACTTGGATTGTTTGGTAAGCCCTgtggcttttatttattttgtaagcAAATGAAATTGCTAATTGCCAAGTAATATAAATATGGCATTAGACTGTTGCCTTGTAAACTCACTCTGTTAGCTCTGCTAACAAACACACTGTTTGTAGAACTTGCAAAGagtgaggaaggggaaaggagcaaaTCCTTAAAAGGGATTTTAGATTGGTTAGACTTGCTTGGGATTATTCTTCTTAGTAGACCTGTTGGAATTATCCTTCTAGCACAGGGCTGAGTAAAAAGTGGTCTGTGACGGGTACCTGATAGTTAAATTTGTCTAGCAGTACTTCAGATTTACTTCTCTCCAATCTCATTTGAAATAAATACTACTAAATTGTGTATGTTTTACTGGGACAATGAAACCACTGTCTCAAGGGTGCAAATCATATATCACTGTATCCTTTAACACTAATCCCAGGCAGCTGCTACCCCACTCATGTTCATTGAATTAATGCAGTCTAATGTTTTGAATAAAGGGTTACAATCCAAAGCTTTGCATCTCTAACTTGGACTTTTTTCTCTTGCCCAGCTCTGTTTCGTTCTGTAAAAGAGGACTTTGGTGAAAAATAATGCTTTGTTGTGTTCTGTACACACTGATGACTGGCCTTAGTAAATTTAAAGTACTGTGAAGATGTCTATTTGTGCTACAAATGGCTTGTGACAAGTCAAACATTTTaaggaaaacaggaagaagTCTGACTGTGAAGTCTAAAATTAGTTGATGTAGATCTAGTGCCAGCTTCTGCCTCCCACTTCTTAAACTCTAACACACATGCATTGGAAAGGGGCTTCTTAGGATATTGAAAGAAATTGAGGTAACTTGGCAGAATTTCCATCTACAGAAAGCACTCAACAGTGGTGTTCTGCATGCTGACCAGGATGCTGTCTTTATTACCTTCCTCCTGTATTTCTTTTTGATTCAGATATTCTCTGCACCTGAACTCAAGCTTGTGCTTCCTTGATGAACCAAAGTGCATTGATCCAactgcttaatttttttaaatagaggTCATAAAATTAGAAGGAGTTGTAATTATCCTTTCAGAGCACTCCTGGCATAAATGAGAGGGTGATACCTAATTAACTTTTCTAATTAAGAGGCACTTCTGTAACTGGGGCCTGGCTGAAGCACTCAGGCCTCATTGTTGGTGTCAGAGAAGTTTTTTTGCAGTGTAGAGTAGCTTCCTGCTGCCATTTATGCCCAGTGCTAGCCTGAGTTTGTCTGGCTTTGAATTCCAG
Above is a genomic segment from Indicator indicator isolate 239-I01 chromosome 36, UM_Iind_1.1, whole genome shotgun sequence containing:
- the HAUS8 gene encoding LOW QUALITY PROTEIN: HAUS augmin-like complex subunit 8 (The sequence of the model RefSeq protein was modified relative to this genomic sequence to represent the inferred CDS: deleted 2 bases in 1 codon) gives rise to the protein MSSCSAHRLKPSQQPHIYHPACYKPTQAPRSQAQRSSRLLLTPAPAPTAPASPSPTSSSRPPGSGGQLRSPTAPGCQIPTPQTQSVKRRRPAAPPATGPARHFRVGGGRAVPIQCRARTTLDLPSPAAPSTARERAHVGRTSLLASDSSTTMADGEASNEKRKGGRVVKSRYLQCDKKEVKKVLGRLAAELRILQQSPFQTATKQSCTTKPRSVLPQKCRTPVGAVSRSSNQNSFEKSVLQSTLLGEDKISRPDLDLSTISGGKTIHLETSAWEGDSETCQNPRQAGYDSDALIEELESQTLLLTYLRIKAGKNLSEMEKKAEQNLLKLCEERERQQEKLCKLKREVLLKERDQKLSEALDKQVEILSPLVPACEQLKEQYKSFAVSLDATRHELPTKDIHIEGDTQAYLDELQKQLTITQGLLTEVMPSFSGESAKACSMLKELKEVSQKLDEELQRSFTQVQNLSFEVSKEVSLHNQRVCEENHGLDVVKHWYFS